The following are encoded in a window of Centroberyx gerrardi isolate f3 chromosome 1, fCenGer3.hap1.cur.20231027, whole genome shotgun sequence genomic DNA:
- the ero1a gene encoding ERO1-like protein alpha, whose amino-acid sequence MEQCVVKVKLSGSIFLLFLLLLLLLLLPQADSRCFCQLSGNLDDCACDVETIDAFNNDQLHPKLQHLLESDYFRFYKVNLEKPCPFWADSGRCGLRLCAVKPCSPSDVPEGIRSSSHNKYSAEANEQLSECEKAERLGAVDVSLSEETREALQDWNKHDDEAERFCVADDEESPDSQYVDLLLNPERYTGYKGPEAWQIWNSIYEENCFKPYTVKRPLNPTGFHSSTGSEARTFYSWLEGQCVEKRAFYRLVSGLHASINIHLSARYLLDDNWFQSKWGHNVLEFKQRFDSELTGGEGPKRLRSLYFLYLIELRALAKALPFFQQPSVQLYTGQPDQDRTHKHLLLDILQLASSFPLHFDEASLFAGDEKEAAKLKEDIRLSFLNISRIMDCVGCFKCRLWGKLQTQGLGTALKVLFSERQIEALPKSSVQQPAFQLSRQEIVSLLNAFGRISTSIRELQNFRSLLVEER is encoded by the exons ATGGAGCAGTGTGTTGTGAAGGTGAAGCTGTCCGggtccatcttcctcctcttcctcctcctcctcctcctcctcctcctcccgcagGCGGACAGCAGGTGTTTCTGTCAG CTCTCAGGAAACCTGGACGACTGCGCCTGCGATGTGGAAACCATCGATGCCTTCAACAACGACCAGCTGCACCCCAAACTTCAACATCTGCTGGAGTCGGACTACTTCAGATTTTACAAG GTGAACCTGGAGAAGCCGTGTCCGTTCTGGGCGGACAGCGGCCGGTGCGGTCTGAGACTCTGCGCGGTGAAGCCCTGCTCTCCG AGCGACGTGCCGGAGGGAATCCGATCCTCCAGCCACAACAAG tattcaGCAGAAGCAAACGAGCagctgagtgagtgtgagaaagCGGAGCGTCTTGGAGCTGTAGATGTCTCCCTCAG TGAGGAGACCAGAGAGGCTCTGCAGGACTGGAACAAACACGATGATGAGGCAGAGCGCTTCTGTGTGGCTGATG ATGAAGAGTCCCCAGACTCCCAGTATGTGGACCTGCTGCTGAACCCAGAGCGTTACACCGGCTACAAGGGGCCAGAGGCCTGGCAGATCTGGAACAGCATCTATGAGGAAAACTGCTTCAA ACCTTATACTGTTAAGCGACCGCTAAATCCTACCGGTTTCCACAGCAGTACAGGAAGCGAGG CAAGGACCTTCTACAGCTGGCTGGAAG GTCAGTGTGTGGAGAAGAGGGCTTTCTACCGGCTCGTCTCTGGCCTCCACGCCAGCATCAACATCCACCTGAGTGCCAGATACCTCTTGGATG ACAACTGGTTTCAGAGCAAGTGGGGTCACAACGTGTTGGAGTTCAAGCAGCGTTTCGACTCGGAGCTGACGGGCGGCGAGGGGCCCAAGAGGCTCCGCAGTCTCTACTTCCTGTACCTGATCGAGCTGCGCGCGCTGGCCAAAGCTCTGCCGTTCTTCCAGCAGCCGTCCGTCCAGCTGTACACCGGCCAGCCGGACCAGGAccggacacacaaacacctgctGCTGGACATCCTGCAGCTGGCCAG CTCTTTCCCTCTGCACTTTGACGAGGCTTCTCTGTTTGCTGGGGATGAAAAGGAGGCAGCCAAGCTCAAG GAGGACATCAGGCTGTCCTTCCTCAACATCTCCAGGATCATGGACTGCGTGGGCTGCTTCAAATGTCGGCTGTGGGGGAAACTACAG ACCCAGGGATTAGGCACAGCCCTaaaggttttgttttcagaGCGACAGATTGAGGCTCTGCCCAAATCTAGCGTCCAACAGCCCGCTTTCCAGCTGAGCCGCCAGGAGATCGTCTCCCTCCTCAATGCCTTTGGAAG GATTTCCACGAGCATCAGGGAGCTGCAGAACTTCAGATCGCTGCTGGTGGAGGAGCGGTGA